The following proteins are co-located in the Chaetodon auriga isolate fChaAug3 chromosome 23, fChaAug3.hap1, whole genome shotgun sequence genome:
- the LOC143316264 gene encoding nuclear receptor subfamily 4 group A member 2-like: MPCVQTQCGSSPQGACPASQSIGGERSCDFLTPEFVKFSMDLTNSEISAATSGPSFGPLGDTYGSGYDVKPPCLFQMPVQGELPCVKVEDAHGCPRYQPNQHHQSEELLSSPGSVYYYRSPSPHAPITSNYQTPPAHIWEDSGSLYSFRQDYLTAAHRKNTLSRFSLISLKHAQQQSLSTCQMKFDGSLHVSMNLDAAGAHQPLDSPGVLSSTALGKQPGVGFPHPLQLAHSHHFMDYQTSAAASRGPLSTEGLCAVCGDNAACQHYGVRTCEGCKGFFKRTVQKNAKYVCLAAKSCPVDKRRRNRCQYCRFQKCLAVGMVKEVVRTDSLKGRRGRLPSKPKAVPDSSSPVSTLLSSLIRAHVESNPPPSLLDCFRLKESPGSMLGDDAQHVRQFYDLLTRSMEVIRGWAQKIPGFTSLPKHDQDLLFYSAFLELFVLRLSYRSKPEEGKLMFCDGSVWHRLQCLRGFGEWIDSIVEFSANLQRMNLDVSTFCCMCTLALVTERHGLKEPKKVEELQNNIVKCLKEGDGVSSCWSNHLSRLLEKLRELRTLCIQGLQRIFYLKLEDLVPPPAIIDKLFLDTLPF; the protein is encoded by the exons ATGCCGTGTGTCCAGACCCAGTGCGGCTCCTCTCCACAAGGTGCCTGCCCGGCCTCTCAGAGCATCGGCGGAGAGCGCAGCTGCGACTTCCTCACCCCGGAGTTTGTCAAGTTCAGCATGGACCTTACTAACAGTGAAATCTCGGCTGCAACATCGGGTCCCAGTTTTGGCCCTTTGGGTGACACGTATGGCTCCGGTTACGACGTGAAGCCCCCGTGCCTCTTCCAAATGCCAGTGCAAGGGGAGCTTCCGTGCGTCAAGGTCGAGGATGCGCATGGGTGTCCGCGGTATCAGCCGAATCAGCATCACCAGTCCGAGGAGCTGCTCTCCTCCCCGGGCTCTGTTTATTATTACCGGTCTCCGTCACCGCACGCTCCCATCACATCCAACTATCAAACTCCACCGGCGCACATATGGGAGGACTCCGGCTCTCTGTACAGTTTTCGACAAGACTATTTGACGGCGGCgcacaggaaaaacacactATCCAGATTCTCGCTGATATCCCTCAAACACGCGCAACAACAGAGCTTATCCACCTGCCAAATGAAATTTGACGGATCTCTCCATGTGTCCATGAATCTGGACGCAGCCGGGGCGCACCAGCCGCTGGACAGCCCAGGGGTTTTGAGCTCCACTGCCCTCGGAAAGCAGCCCGGGGTGGGATTTCCTCACCCTCTCCAGCTCGCCCACAGTCACCACTTTATGGACTACCAGACTTCTGCCGCTGCAAGCCGAGGACCGCTTAGCACAGAGGGGCTGTGCGCGGTGTGCGGGGATAACGCAGCCTGCCAGCACTACGGAGTGCGCACTTGCGAGGGCTGCAAGGGTTTCTTCAAG CGCACAGTACAAAAAAATGCCaagtatgtgtgtttggctgcGAAAAGCTGCCCTGTGGACAAACGCAGGAGGAACCGATGCCAATATTGCCGCTTCCAGAAGTGCCTTGCAGTAGGAATGGTCAAAGAAG tggtgaggacagacagccTGAAAGGTCGAAGGGGTCGCCTGCCGTCCAAACCTAAAGCTGTGCCGGACTCGTCTTCACCTGTCAGCACCCTTTTGAGCTCCCTCATCAGGGCACATGTGGAATCGAAccctccaccttctctcctcGACTGCTTCAGA TTAAAGGAGAGTCCAGGAAGCATGCTGGGAGATGACGCTCAGCATGTGCGGCAGTTTTACGACCTCCTGACCAGATCGATGGAGGTGATTCGAGGCTGGGCACAGAAGATCCCAGGCTTCACCTCCCTGCCAAAACACGACCAAGACCTCCTCTTCTACTCTGCTTTCCTGGAGCTCTTTGTATTACGATTGTCGTACAG ATCCAAACCAGAGGAAGGGAAGCTGATGTTCTGTGACGGCTCCGTGTGGCACCGACTCCAGTGCCTGCGGGGCTTTGGGGAGTGGATTGACAGCATCGTTGAATTCTCTGCTAATCTGCAGAGGATGAACCTGGACGTATCCACCTTCTGCTGCATGTGCACCCTCGCCCTGGTCACCG AGCGACACGGACTGAAGGAGCCCAAGAaagtggaggagctgcagaacaaCATCGTCAAGTGCTTGAAGGAGGGCGACGGAGTCTCAAGCTGCTGGTCCAACCATCTGTCCAGACTCTTGGAAAAACTGCGTGAACTTCGCACTCTGTGCATCCAGGGCCTGCAGAGGATTTTCTATTTGAAGCTGGAGGATTTGGTGCCGCCGCCTGCAATAATAGATAAGTTATTCCTCGACACGTTGCCATTTTAG